One segment of Acidobacteriota bacterium DNA contains the following:
- a CDS encoding sigma-54 dependent transcriptional regulator: MSHRLLIVDDEESVVSFLSLLFEEQGFTVETAGSVGEARKTLHRGYDLCLFDIMMPDGNGLDLLKEVRESEPRTSVIMMTAYTSTKSAIEAMKLGAYDYISKPFDVEELKVLVQKALATAELVDENVYLRRELEQKYTFSNIIGRSPKMQTIFSLIDRVARTSSTVLIRGESGTGKELIARALHFASQRSNKRFLSINCGALPENLLESELFGHERGAFTGAVREKKGLFQEASGGTLFLDEIGEMTPTMQVRLLRALQEKVVRKVGGNREEPIDVRIIAATNQNLEERIAEGQFREDLFYRINVIPIELPALRQRREDIPLLVDHFVRKCTEDMGLDEKKVTAEAMKALERYDWPGNVRELENVVERTLALTTGPTLTSKDLPDAVFSMRSSNPTAVQLPEEGMDLEAYLEHVRAQLMGQALERADGVQTQAAELLGMSFRSFRYYAKKAGLKDEG; encoded by the coding sequence ATGAGCCACCGCCTGCTGATCGTGGACGACGAGGAGAGCGTCGTCAGCTTCCTCTCCTTGCTGTTCGAGGAACAGGGTTTCACGGTGGAGACCGCCGGTTCCGTCGGCGAGGCGCGGAAGACCCTCCACCGGGGCTACGACCTGTGCTTGTTCGACATCATGATGCCCGACGGCAACGGCCTCGACCTGCTCAAAGAGGTGCGCGAATCCGAGCCGCGCACCTCGGTGATCATGATGACCGCCTACACCTCCACCAAATCGGCGATCGAGGCGATGAAGCTCGGCGCCTACGACTACATCTCGAAGCCGTTCGATGTGGAGGAACTGAAGGTCCTGGTGCAGAAGGCTCTGGCGACGGCGGAGCTGGTGGACGAAAACGTCTACCTGCGGCGGGAGCTGGAGCAGAAGTACACTTTCTCGAACATCATCGGCCGCAGTCCGAAGATGCAAACGATCTTTTCGCTCATCGACCGGGTGGCCCGCACCTCCTCGACGGTGTTGATCCGCGGCGAGAGCGGTACCGGCAAGGAACTGATCGCCCGCGCCCTCCACTTCGCCAGCCAGCGCTCGAATAAGCGGTTCCTGTCGATCAACTGCGGCGCCTTGCCGGAAAATCTGCTGGAGAGCGAACTCTTCGGCCACGAACGCGGCGCCTTCACCGGCGCCGTGCGGGAGAAGAAGGGACTGTTCCAGGAGGCGAGCGGCGGCACCCTCTTCCTCGACGAGATCGGCGAGATGACCCCCACCATGCAGGTGCGCCTGCTGCGGGCGCTGCAGGAGAAGGTGGTGCGCAAGGTGGGCGGGAACCGCGAAGAGCCGATCGACGTGCGGATCATCGCCGCCACCAACCAAAACCTCGAAGAGCGCATCGCCGAGGGGCAGTTTCGGGAAGACCTCTTCTACCGCATCAATGTCATTCCCATCGAGCTGCCGGCGCTGCGCCAACGGCGGGAAGACATTCCGCTGCTGGTGGACCACTTCGTCCGCAAATGCACCGAGGATATGGGCCTCGACGAGAAGAAAGTCACCGCCGAGGCGATGAAGGCGCTAGAGCGCTACGACTGGCCGGGCAACGTGCGGGAACTCGAAAACGTGGTGGAGCGCACCCTCGCCCTCACCACCGGGCCGACCCTCACTTCGAAGGACCTGCCCGATGCGGTATTCAGTATGCGCAGTTCGAACCCCACCGCGGTACAGCTACCGGAAGAGGGGATGGATCTGGAAGCCTACCTGGAACACGTCCGCGCCCAGCTCATGGGCCAGGCCTTGGAGCGCGCCGACGGGGTGCAGACCCAGGCCGCCGAGCTGCTGGGGATGAGCTTTCGGTCGTTCCGCTACTACGCCAAGAAGGCCGGCCTCAAAGACGAGGGCTAG
- a CDS encoding ATP-binding protein, translating to MSPIARQLRWLIALRLVVVTSLLVSYGLLTLVPQGTIDPATVPEVPTPGGALPTEGFEPSTVQIGSAQIVPGLTARVVLGLAGATYLASLLYLLLLSLGRRYPAQAFLQLCGDLLLVTAIVYYTGGINSPFSTIYLLVIAVASFLLGRRNRFVIAVFAYVLYASLLLSLYFGWLQAVTPVTETASPSRLVYNLTVNLVAFGSVALLTSYLALRSRVTRTELELEEKLEDLADLKVVHRDVIQSINSGLITTDLEGRITSVNRTGEEILGRGEEELLREPIQSVGLVTEEQWQEALASAEAERKLRIETRLERDGEEALIGFSLSPLSDAEGVPRGHIVIFQDLTRWQELQDRVRLKDRMAAVGEMAAGLAHEVGNPLAAISGSVQMLSHKVQEGSSEGKLLDILLKESQRLDRTIKGFLRFARPKERASVHFDIAQLIEENVELLRNSPEVLAGHSLELDLQPPTAMIVADPDLISQIFWNLARNALKAMPEGGRLRVSGSLDPEHYTLRFIDTGRGMGDEERTNLFHPFKSFFDSGSGIGMAIVYRIVEEHGGDLRVDSEPGVGTSIAVELPLGGTGTQPILLENLS from the coding sequence ATGAGTCCCATCGCCCGGCAACTCCGCTGGCTGATCGCCCTGCGGCTGGTGGTGGTCACCAGCCTACTGGTGTCCTACGGCCTGCTGACCCTGGTACCCCAGGGCACCATCGACCCGGCAACGGTGCCCGAGGTCCCCACCCCCGGCGGCGCATTGCCAACGGAGGGGTTCGAGCCTTCGACGGTCCAGATCGGCTCCGCCCAGATCGTCCCCGGCCTCACCGCCCGGGTGGTGCTCGGCCTGGCCGGCGCCACCTACCTGGCGAGCCTGCTCTATCTGTTGCTGCTGTCGCTGGGCCGGCGCTACCCGGCCCAAGCCTTCCTGCAGTTGTGCGGCGACCTGCTGCTGGTCACCGCCATCGTCTACTACACCGGCGGCATCAACAGCCCCTTCTCCACCATTTACCTGCTGGTGATCGCCGTCGCCTCGTTTCTTCTCGGTCGGCGGAACCGTTTTGTCATCGCCGTCTTCGCTTACGTGCTCTACGCCAGTCTCCTGCTGTCGCTGTACTTCGGCTGGCTTCAGGCCGTAACCCCGGTGACCGAAACGGCCTCTCCCAGCCGCCTGGTCTACAACCTGACGGTCAATCTGGTGGCCTTCGGCTCCGTCGCTCTGTTGACCAGCTACCTCGCCCTGCGCAGCCGAGTCACCCGCACGGAACTGGAGCTGGAAGAGAAGCTGGAAGATCTGGCGGACCTGAAGGTAGTGCACCGGGATGTCATCCAGTCGATCAACAGCGGGCTGATCACGACGGATCTCGAAGGACGGATCACCAGCGTCAACCGCACCGGCGAGGAGATCCTCGGCCGCGGCGAAGAGGAACTGCTGCGCGAGCCTATCCAGAGTGTCGGCCTGGTGACCGAAGAGCAATGGCAAGAGGCCCTCGCCAGCGCTGAGGCGGAGCGCAAGCTGCGCATCGAAACCCGCCTGGAGCGCGACGGCGAAGAGGCCCTGATCGGATTTTCCCTCTCGCCCCTGTCCGACGCCGAGGGCGTGCCGCGCGGCCATATCGTGATCTTCCAGGACCTCACCCGCTGGCAGGAACTCCAAGACCGGGTGCGCCTCAAGGACCGCATGGCGGCCGTCGGCGAAATGGCGGCGGGCCTGGCCCACGAGGTCGGCAATCCCCTGGCGGCGATCTCCGGCTCGGTGCAGATGCTCAGCCACAAGGTCCAGGAAGGCAGCTCCGAGGGCAAGTTGCTCGACATCCTGCTCAAGGAGAGCCAGCGTTTGGACCGCACGATCAAGGGCTTTCTGCGCTTCGCCCGGCCGAAGGAACGGGCCAGCGTGCACTTCGACATCGCCCAACTGATCGAGGAGAATGTCGAGCTGCTGCGCAACAGCCCGGAGGTGCTGGCCGGCCACAGCCTGGAGCTGGATCTCCAGCCGCCGACGGCGATGATCGTGGCGGACCCGGACCTGATCAGCCAGATCTTCTGGAACCTGGCCCGCAATGCGCTGAAGGCGATGCCCGAAGGGGGCCGTCTGCGGGTCAGCGGCAGCCTCGATCCGGAGCACTACACCCTGCGCTTCATCGATACCGGCCGCGGCATGGGGGACGAAGAGCGCACCAATCTCTTCCACCCCTTCAAGTCGTTTTTCGACAGCGGCTCGGGGATCGGCATGGCGATCGTCTACCGCATCGTCGAAGAGCACGGCGGCGATCTGCGGGTGGATAGCGAACCCGGCGTGGGCACATCGATCGCCGTCGAACTTCCCCTCGGGGGCACCGGCACCCAGCCCATCCTGTTGGAGAATCTTTCATGA
- a CDS encoding type II secretion system F family protein — MPQFVWKGRNRSGGAQEGVLLADSRDAAVATLRRQQIQITNIREKGRRIPLLPRLPQRISVKRLAVFTRQFSVMLDAGLPLVQCLEILGEQEENKTFAEIIDKVRSDVESGASLADAMRKHPKAFDDLFVNMVAAGEAGGILDIILQRLATYIEKIVKLRNQVRSALLYPIAVIVIAAFVVYIILWKVIPVFEQLFAGVGGEMPFVTKVVIGASNFLGRYSIWIFLVLIALGFAVHRYHKTHRGRRVLDGLMLKMPIFGMLLRKIAVARFCQTLSTLTSSGVPILDGLEITAKTSGNAIIEDAIMAVRKAVEEGKTLSEPLAETGVFPPMVVQMINVGEQTGALDQMLAKISEFYEEEVDTAVNGLMKLIEPLLITILGVVIGTIVTAMYLPLYSVLSQIG, encoded by the coding sequence ATGCCCCAGTTCGTTTGGAAAGGACGCAACCGAAGCGGTGGAGCCCAGGAAGGGGTACTGTTGGCGGACAGCCGCGACGCCGCCGTGGCGACGCTCCGGCGCCAGCAGATTCAGATCACCAATATTCGGGAGAAGGGGCGGCGCATTCCGCTCTTGCCGCGCCTGCCGCAGCGCATCAGCGTCAAGCGCTTGGCGGTGTTCACGCGGCAGTTTTCGGTGATGCTCGACGCCGGCTTGCCGCTGGTCCAGTGCCTGGAGATCCTCGGCGAGCAGGAGGAGAACAAGACCTTCGCCGAGATCATCGACAAGGTGCGCTCGGACGTCGAGTCCGGCGCTTCCCTGGCGGACGCCATGCGCAAGCACCCCAAGGCCTTCGACGACCTGTTCGTCAACATGGTGGCGGCCGGCGAGGCGGGCGGTATTCTGGACATCATCCTGCAGCGCCTGGCCACCTACATCGAGAAGATCGTCAAGCTGCGCAACCAGGTGCGCTCCGCCCTGCTCTACCCGATCGCCGTCATCGTGATCGCGGCCTTCGTGGTGTACATCATTCTGTGGAAGGTCATCCCGGTCTTCGAGCAGCTCTTCGCCGGTGTCGGCGGCGAGATGCCCTTCGTCACCAAGGTGGTGATCGGGGCGAGCAACTTCCTCGGCCGCTACTCGATCTGGATCTTCTTGGTGTTGATCGCCCTCGGGTTCGCGGTGCATCGGTACCACAAGACCCACCGCGGGAGACGGGTGCTCGACGGGCTGATGTTGAAGATGCCGATCTTCGGCATGCTGCTGCGGAAGATCGCCGTGGCCCGCTTCTGTCAGACCCTCTCCACCCTCACCTCGTCCGGCGTGCCGATCCTGGACGGCCTGGAGATCACCGCCAAGACCTCCGGTAACGCGATCATCGAAGACGCCATCATGGCCGTTCGCAAGGCGGTGGAAGAAGGCAAGACCCTGAGCGAACCGCTGGCGGAAACCGGCGTGTTCCCGCCGATGGTGGTGCAGATGATCAACGTCGGTGAGCAGACCGGCGCCCTCGACCAGATGCTCGCCAAGATCTCCGAGTTCTACGAGGAAGAGGTGGATACGGCGGTCAACGGCTTGATGAAGCTGATCGAGCCGCTCCTGATCACCATTCTCGGCGTGGTCATCGGTACCATCGTCACCGCCATGTACCTGCCGCTCTACTCGGTGCTGTCGCAGATCGGGTAG